Proteins co-encoded in one Leptodactylus fuscus isolate aLepFus1 chromosome 4, aLepFus1.hap2, whole genome shotgun sequence genomic window:
- the RNF182 gene encoding E3 ubiquitin-protein ligase RNF182 — MTGQLNEDTTESPNLNSDELECKICYNRYNLRQRKPKVLGCCHRVCAKCLYKLVDCVESPQCVIVCPFCRFETRLPEDEVSSLPDDNNILLNLACGGRGKCSGDNPTELLLTPKRLSTLVTPSHSSTNCLVITIMEVQRESSPTLNATPVVEFYRPSTYDPVSMPHNWTVWNCTSLICQTSVRVFVWLLGLLYFSSLPLGIYLLVSKKVTLGVVFVSLVPSSLVILMVYGFCQCVCHEFLDCMSTS; from the coding sequence ATGACTGGACAACTAAATGAAGATACTACAGAGTCTCCAAACCTAAATTCAGATGAGTTGGAGTGTAAGATATGCTATAACCGTTACAATTTAAGGCAAAGGAAACCAAAAGTTTTGGGCTGCTGTCACAGAGTATGTGCCAAATGCCTTTATAAACTTGTGGACTGTGTGGAGTCTCCGCAATGTGTCATAGTATGCCCATTTTGTAGGTTTGAGACACGTTTGCCTGAGGATGAAGTCAGTAGCTTGCCAGATGACAACAATATTTTGCTTAACCTGGCGTGCGGTGGGAGAGGAAAGTGCTCTGGTGACAATCCGACAGAGTTGCTTCTAACCCCAAAACGTCTTTCAACTCTGGTTACACCATCCCATAGTTCTACCAACTGCCTGGTGATCACGATCATGGAAGTCCAGCGAGAAAGTTCTCCAACTCTCAATGCTACTCCTGTGGTAGAGTTCTACCGACCTTCTACATATGACCCAGTTTCAATGCCTCATAACTGGACAGTGTGGAATTGTACATCCTTAATCTGCCAAACCTCTGTGCGTGTGTTTGTTTGGTTGCTAGGTCTACTCTACTTTAGTTCCTTGCCTTTAGGGATCTATCTGCTGGTCTCGAAAAAGGTAACTCTTGGAGTAGTCTTTGTCAGCCTTGTCCCTTCCAGCCTTGTAATACTAATGGTATATGGCTTTTGTCAGTGTGTTTGCCATGAATTTTTGGATTGTATGTCCACCTCATGA